From Cydia fagiglandana chromosome 6, ilCydFagi1.1, whole genome shotgun sequence, the proteins below share one genomic window:
- the LOC134665628 gene encoding uncharacterized protein LOC134665628 — translation MPETSALSRAGGPITENDAEHESDSEPGGFALSVDLSACMGAQARCRVWVRRRARKVRWLASRVRRVAKIKGPLLLLAGDHLLPPGEPMKVLRHDDTVRVARAEHKWQQAFSIEDSDEDAPMPIQHQSVILNGFTKQINPNKSTTEQHEATIINQQSSVVPAHPTQIIQNNPTTQTTFAKQNSPKKTKMPEPARNQQSPVARKRKFTVGDTLLWLKRAEESRTEAPPETEPEKPRHSRLSKLIEHTSKLEEVAQKFTAMDQESVSVDNDALNQVKRRALALLEQVTDEKDTDVVDAPKKKRRRVRRRRPAKLSNQEFIQDPDSESGIQNGSQLSKNHLEPTKELDVQNGFKESLKLNKHVDLTKELDLESKAMLIKSITLSPDKDPDTTKEDQDSDSDDSDMNGPEKQPASTTQPIHSVQSSKALITPTMLAAQPTPTWTVDVIDMPPETQIPVLVRDTTPRPPRVVRALGTETRCDTYV, via the exons ATGCCGGAGACAAGTGCATTAAGTCGAGCCGGCGGCCCTATTACAG AAAATGATGCTGAACACGAGTCAGACTCCGAACCAGGTGGTTTCGCGCTAAGCGTGGACCTAAGCGCCTGCATGGGCGCCCAAGCGCGATGCCGCGTGTGGGTGCGCCGCCGTGCCCGCAAAGTGCGGTGGCTGGCGAGCCGCGTGCGACGTGTAGCTAAGATTAAAGGGCCATTGCTGTTGTTGGCGGGGGATCATTTGCTACCACCCGGTGAGCCAATGAAGGTGCTGCGTCATGATGATACAGTGCG GGTCGCGCGAGCGGAACACAAATGGCAGCAAGCTTTCAGCATTGAAGATTCTGATGAAGATGCACCAATGCCAATCCAACATCAGTCAGTCATACTAAATGGCTTCACCAAGCAAATCAACCCTAATAAATCTACAACTGAACAACATGAAGCAACAATCATTAACCAACAGTCTTCAGTTGTGCCAGCACACCCAACCCAAATCATACAAAACAACCCCACAACCCAAACAACCTTCGCCAAGCAAAACAGCCCCAAGAAAACAAAAATGCCGGAACCTGCCAGAAATCAACAGTCTCCAGTTGCACGTAAACGGAAGTTTACAGTAGGTGATACACTTCTCTGGTTAAAAAGGGCAGAAGAAAGCAGAACAGAAGCACCACCTGAAACTGAACCAGAAAAACCTCGCCATTCAAGGTTATCTAAGCTGATTGAACATACTTCAAAATTAGAAGAAGTCGCTCAGAAGTTCACAGCAATGGACCAAGAGTCTGTGTCGGTTGACAATGATGCATTGAATCAAGTCAAAAGAAGAGCACTAGCATTGTTAGAACAAGTGACAGACGAAAAAGATACAGATGTAGTTGACGCGCCTAAGAAGAAACGGCGCCGGGTGCGCCGACGTCGACCAGCTAAGCTTTCCAATCAAGAATTTATTCAAGATCCTGACTCTGAATCAGGAATACAAAATGGATCACAACTCTCGAAAAATCATCTTGAACCGACAAAAGAACTTGATGTACAAAATGGATTCAAGGAATCTCTAAAGCTAAATAAACATGTGGATCTGACGAAAGAATTAGATTTAGAATCTAAAGCTATGCTGATTAAATCCATTACCTTAAGCCCTGACAAAGACCCGGATACAACTAAGGAAGATCAAGATAGTGATTCTGATGATTCTGACATGAACGGACCAGAAAAACAACCAGCCTCAACCACTCAGCCAATACATTCTGTTCAGTCATCTAAGGCTTTGATAACTCCAACCATGTTGGCTGCGCAGCCCACTCCAACATGGACGGTGGATGTTATAGACATGCCACCAGAGACTCAAATACCTGTACTAGTAAGGGACACAACACCGCGGCCGCCTCGTGTTGTACGCGCGCTTGGCACCGAAACTCGCTGTGATACTTATGTATAA
- the LOC134665532 gene encoding ubiquitin-conjugating enzyme E2 S, whose protein sequence is MWNSENVSPQRSRTALRELRRLAARPPPGIKLLLRDDDLSDITALIDGPAETPYFGGVFRVQIKLGKEFPTAPPRAYFLTRIFHPNVSREGEVCVNTLKRDWRPELGLEHALLALRCLMIAPNADSALNADAAELLRGRYEEYFARAKLLTEIHAKPAKGHETQNENTNLIGGLDEPTTAGSGEAGAEATATAEAEAEAGEGPRAKRERRPRDKPAPARDKRKVLKRL, encoded by the exons ATGTGGAACAGCGAGAACGTATCGCCACAGCGATCGCGCACGGCGCTGCGCGAACTACGGAGGCTGGCAGCGCGGCCCCCGCCGGGAATCAAGCTGCTATTGCGAGACGACGATCTCTCCGACATCACAGCGCTTATTGATGGACCAG CGGAGACACCATACTTCGGCGGCGTGTTCCGTGTACAGATAAAGCTGGGCAAGGAGTTCCCGACAGCTCCTCCCCGAGCCTACTTCCTGACGCGCATCTTCCACCCGAACGTGAGCCGAGAGGGAGAGGTCTGCGTAAACACACTCAAG CGCGACTGGCGCCCAGAGCTAGGCCTCGAACACGCGCTCCTAGCGCTCCGCTGCCTAATGATCGCTCCCAACGCAGACTCCGCCCTCAATGCGGACGCAGCGGAACTCCTCCGGGGACGCTATGAAGAATATTTCGCTCGCGCCAAGCTGCTTACTGAGATACATGCCAAACCTGCCAAGGGGCATGAAACCCAG AATGAAAACACAAACCTCATCGGCGGCTTGGACGAGCCCACTACAGCGGGCAGCGGCGAGGCCGGCGCAGAGGCGACAGCGACAGCGGAGGCGGAGGCGGAGGCGGGGGAGGGCCCGCGCGCCAAGCGCGAGCGGCGCCCGAGGGACAAGCCGGCGCCCGCGCGCGACAAGCGCAAAGTCCTCAAGCGATTATGA